A window of Nicotiana sylvestris chromosome 8, ASM39365v2, whole genome shotgun sequence genomic DNA:
CATTTAGGGATCTGCTACATGGACTTGCCAGTATGTTATGGGTGTGGGATGAGAGGCCATATTTAGAACGAGTGTCGTGTATCCTGCCAGGGTGCGGGCAGGGGCATAGCACAACCATCCAGTCCTGCAGCTACTACATCTTCAACACCCCTCCAGCTCGAGTAGGGCGTGGTGAAACTAGGGGTGGTGTGCAGAGTTTAGGAGGACCCAGCCGTTTCTATGATATGAGTGGTCGCCAAAGTGCAGAGGCTTCTCTAGATATTGTCACAAGTATTCTGACTTTCCAATCTTATGATGTGTATGCCCttattgatcccggttccactctGTGCTATGTTACTCCTTATAGTGCTATGGAATTCGGTATAGAACCGGAACAACTTCATGAACAATTCTCTATATCTACTCCGGTTGGTGAGTCTATTACAACCGCGCGGGTTTATAGAAATTGTGTTGTCACGATACGTGGTCGGGATACCATGGCCGATCTCATTAAATTGgggatggtcgactttgatgtaatTATAGGGATGGATTGTCTTTACTCATGTTTCGTGAAGCTCGACTGCCGAAATAGAACtatgaggcttgaatttcctaatcAGCCAGCTGTTGAAGGAAGAGGGATAATGTGGTGCCAAAAGATAGGTTTATTTCTTACATTAAGCCACGAAGTTGATTACAAGGGGTGTATCTACCATTTGGTACGGGTTACGAACACTGATGCTGAGGCACCAACACTTGAGTCCGTGTCAGTTGTGAATGAATCCCCagatgtctttccagatgagctccctgggataccaccagatagggagattgattttgtGATCGTTGTGATGCCAGGCACGCAgtctatatcaattccaccttataGAATAGCACCAAcaaaattgaaggaacaactaaaggatTTGTTAGAAAAGGGCTTCATCCGTccgagtgtgtcaccgtggggtgcaccGTTTGTTTTTGTATGAAAGAAAGTTGGGTTGCTATGGATGTGTATCAACTACCAACAACTCAAGCAAGTCACAATAAAAAATCAATACCCACTACCAAGGATAGACAATTTGTTCGACCAATTACAAGGTGCTAAGTacttttctaagattgacttatgATCCGGGTATCACTAATTGAAGATACAAGAACAGGATATTTTGAAAACAGCTTGCAAGAcccggtatgggcactttgagtttttggtaatgtcttttgggccaACAAATGCTCCGGCGGCTTTCATGGAACTTATGAATagagtcttcaagccttttcttgactcctttgtgatagttttcattgacgatattcttatatattcACGAAGTTGAGAGGACCATGCCAATcatctcagggcagttctgcagactcTTTATCAACACTAATTGTATgcgaagttctcgaaatgtgaattttggcttgaatatATTACATTCTTGGGGCATGTCGTCTCCAGAGAAGGAATAAAGGTTCATCCTCAAAAGATTGCGGctgtgaagaattggcctagaccaatAACTCCAACAAATATTCGTAGTTTCTTGGGCTTGGCTAGGTATTACAGAAAATTTTGGAGGGGTTCTCTACTCTTACCTCTCCGTTGACTAAGATGATGCAGAAAGCAATTAAGTTCCAGTGGCCCGAAGCTTGTGAAAGGAGCTTCTaggaattgaaatcaagattgactactACGTCAGTGTTGACCCTACCAGAGGGTACAAATGGGTTTCtgatatattgtgatgcttcaaggatCGGTCTTGGGCGTGTGTTGATGCAACATGTCAGGTtcatagcttatgcttctagataactcaagaatcatgaaaagatcTACCCAACACATGACTTGGATCTTGTGGTGGCGGTTTtcacattgaagatttggcatcattatttgtatagggcccatgtggatgtatttacggaccacaagagccttcaatatatttttaaatagAAGGAAtggaatttgaggtagagaagatgGATGGAGTTACTCAAAGACTACGACATCAATATTCTATATCACCCGTGGAAAGCCAATGTTGTTGCAGATGCTCTTAGCTGGAAATCTATAGGACGTTTGGCTCACTTGGAGGCTTATCAAAGGCCATTGGCCACGGAGGTTCACCAATTGGCTAGTTTGGGGGTTCGCCTTGCGAACTCTAATGACAAAGGGGTGGttgtgcagaatagggctgaatcatcgcttaTGGCAGAGGTCAAGGAGAAGCAATACAATGATCCATTATTGGTACAACTGgaggaggggattcataaacataaGACTACAACTTTTTCTCTTCgcatggatgatggtacactAAGGTACCAAGGGCGGTCGTGTATCCCAACTATTGatggtcttcgggaaaggatcatggtaGAAGCTCACACATCCAGGTATtctgtgcacccaggttctacaaaaatgtatcatgacctCAAGGAAAATTATTGGTGGAATGACATGAAAAGgaatgtggcggactttgtggcaaggtgtccgaattgtcagcaagtgaaggccgaacatcaacgTCCTGGTGGGTTAGcgcaaagcatagaaattccaatgtggaaatggaaTATGATTAACAtagattttgtggtagggttaccgtGCACTTCacgcaagtttgactcaatttgggttattgtggaccgACTCACGAAATCAACACATTTCTTGCCAgtcaaatctaccgacacagcggaacaatatgctcagttgtatatcaaggaaatagtcaggCTTCATAATACTCCAGTTTCAATGATTTCCGATCGAGGGACTTAGTTCACAGCTAATTTTTGGAATAAATtttagcaaggtttgggtacacAGGTAACTTAGCACAACCTTCCATCCATAGGCCGACaggcaagcagagcggactattcagacgcttgaggacatgttacgtgcttgtgttcttgatttcaaaggtagatGGGATAATCATTTAccactcatagagtttgcttataacaacaactttcATGCTATTATacagatggcaccatttgaggcattatatgggaggAGGTGTAGATCTCATATCGGGTGGTTCTAAGTTGGAGAAGATGAATTAATAGGACAAGACCTCGTGAATAAAGCTATGGAAAAGGTTAAAATCATAAATGAATGGTTTAAAATTTCTTAGAGTCATCAAAAATCTTATTCGGATGTTCGTCGCAGAGACTTAGAGTTCAAAGTAgatgattgggtgttgttgaCGGTCTCCCCTATGAAGGGTATTATGTGgtttggaaagaaaagaaaattgagtccgaggtatgtcgggcCATATAGAATCACTCAAAGGATCAGTCAGGTAGCGTACAATCTTGAGCAACCACCTGAGATGTCATTAGTGCACCCcatatttcatgtgtccatattGAAGAATGTAGTTGGAGATCCGTCCGCTATTGTGTCGGTTGAGACCATCGAGGTTAATGAGGAATTTTCATATGAAGAGATttcagttgccattcttgataggcaagtctgaaagttgagaaataaagaaattgcctCCATGAAAGTATTATGGCGAAACTAGCAAGTTGAAGAAGCTACTTGGGAATCCGAGGATGAGATGAAAAAGAAGTACcctcatttgtttgaatagcCATGTAATAGTTCTATGAAGTTGTTTTCCATAAATTTTGTATCACTTGTTCAGCTAATGTAAAGACATTCCTTTTTGGTTATATGTTCCTTATGAGTCCACGGTCGATGTTGTTTTGTGTCATGTTGTGTCATTTGATCATACATACATATATGTGCTGTTAAGATATGTTTCTGGGCTCTCTGATAGGTGGATatgcctagttacaaaggaaactctagcGAAATCTTTGGAAATTTAGGGTTGTTGGTATGTGGTGTGAAACTGAGTTGCATAAGGTGCTAATAAGTGAACCTTCaacctcattcgaggacgaaagaTCTTAAGGGGGGGGGAGGATGTATGGCCCCATAAAATTCTTCCTAAAAAAACTGGAATATCATGGTGGCAAGTTAGGATTATGTGTTAGAGATTGTTGAACTGTGCattcaaaaattagaaaaaaatgttCGCAGAAGTATGATTTTCTATGGCCAATAATGCGGCCGCAAAATCACTTTGTGGGCCGTATAATGGCCGCAGAGTGAGGCAGTCTTTTGGGCtaaattttgatgtcattttgcgGCCCCATTATGCGGTTGCATACCCATTACGCGGGCCGCACATTGATCGCATATTTGCCTTTGAGATTTGTATGTGGGAGTTCTGTGGCGCATTATGCGGCCGCAGAATAGGTATGCGAACCGCAAACTGGTCGCAAACTGAGGCAGAAAAATGTCAGGGGTTGAGGCCAATTATGCGGCCCATTTGCGGACCGCAGAagcattatgcggtcgcatatgcgaccgTAGATCTTTATCGGGACTCCTATATTCTTATTTTGAAACCCGACCCTATTCCGTTAAAAACACCCATTTTAGACCATTTTGAGCACATTTTTTGATATTTCtaaagtgagagagagagagtcctAGAAGGAGGGCCTAATTTTCATCAATTGTTTTTTTAATTCTCACTTAAAACTTTGAAGATATTCAAGTGAGGCACCTAAGTCTTCATCCTAACAGGTAAGACTACATCACCCCAGCTCTTAATTCCAAACATAGCTATAATTGGCCATTAGTGAGATAATTCATGGGGAAGAGGGTGATtacattgcatgcatgtgttccTAGAAGATGTGGGGGAATTGTAAGTCAAAGATAGAGAATTGTAAATCAAAGATAGAGAATTGTAAATCAAAGATAGAGAAGTATGGGGAATGAGTTGGTGTAATCttctataaaaggaccataaaaCCTTAATGAACACAtcatgtttgataaaatgctcacgTGAGCTAGGAATATGATCATTTTCctaattatgggttcaattgtgctACATTGCTAAAATAGATTAAAGTTGCGAACATTCCGGAATATTATAGGAATTATGGAAAGCTCAattaaggtatgtatggctaaaccccCTTCTTCTTAGAATCGAACCCCTGGTGTTTGTGTAATTGGTGGAAGTCCCTAAATTGATCATACTAGAACCGTTTGCCCTAATGTGATGTGTTGAAAGATTTATGTTCAATGATAGTTATAAATGTTTATCATGTCTTCATGCTATTTGAGAATGTGTTTAAATGTGGAATATATGTGTTGAGAAAGGTCAAGAATTCATGTCAAGAATTAAATAAAGCTTTCTATGCTAATTTTTATGAAAAGCCTCCGTGTGATTAAGATTTCCCATGACTTCCCCATATGCATGCAATGTCTCTTATGGTAGGCCTTATTGATGTGGATGATAATGTTATTTGAATGAATATAAAGGTAAACTTGAATTGTAAGATATGGCCATGTGCCAAGAACGATACAATAAATTGGGCTACTCGTGCCATGTTATGAAAGATGGGAAGGAAACGTTAATTGAGATGAACGATTGAAAGGATGATGTCTCAAGTGAGATGGCCTAGCCAATTGGGCcatgatcggacaccatgccacACACATGGTAGTAACTGTGCCGGATTGATTGGTTGAAATTGTGGATAtggttgatgtctcaaatgagatgaCATAGCCGATCGGATCGAGATCAGACACCATGTAGGAACATAGTGGTATTGTGGATTGTGGCACATGGAATTGAGATTATCAACCTAATAAGATGGAAATTTAACCGGAAACTATGTGATCCTTACTTGATatgtttttcatatttgtttgaaGCTCTTATTGTACATCATGACTGCTTCCTTTAT
This region includes:
- the LOC138875749 gene encoding uncharacterized protein; translation: MFTATDPEADPQDFIDEMHKNLLVMRATETEGVELAAYRLKGVAHSWFEMWEDSRDEGSPSVRWSEFTDAVMGHFLPAETTAAHAAEFENLKQGCGQGHSTTIQSCSYYIFNTPPARVGRGETRGGVQSLGGPSRFYDMSGRQSAEASLDIVTSILTFQSYDVYALIDPGSTLCYVTPYSAMEFGIEPEQLHEQFSISTPVGESITTARVYRNCVVTIRGRDTMADLIKLGMVDFDVIIGMDCLYSCFVKLDCRNRTMRLEFPNQPAVEGRGIMWCQKIGLFLTLSHEVDYKGCIYHLVRVTNTDAEAPTLESVSVVNESPDVFPDELPGIPPDREIDFVIVVMPGTQSISIPPYRIAPTKLKEQLKDLLEKGFIRPSVSPWGAPFVFV